Proteins from a single region of Hermetia illucens chromosome 3, iHerIll2.2.curated.20191125, whole genome shotgun sequence:
- the LOC119651231 gene encoding lysosomal thioesterase PPT2 homolog: MGITFQLCVLAFLLTFAGYSAGFKPVVLLHGILSGSENMVSLGQEIEREHPDTKVYNCDKFSGWNSLESAWRQIKEIGEYLMTICKLHPEGVHLIGYSQGGLLARAILQSFPDHNVKTFISLSAPQAGQYGTSFLHLIFPDLMAKTAFELFYSRVGQHTSVGNYWNDPYKQELYYEYSTFLPYVNNEIMSANSSNFKEGLLKLKRMILVGGPNDGVITPWQSSHFGYFNGSLDVIPLEERPIFTTDAIGLKTLSDDGRLVLVTVPHVNHFQWHRRKSLIRKYILPHLD; this comes from the exons ATGGGAATTACCTTTCAACTGTGTGTCCTCGCCTTCCTGTTGACTTTCGCCGGGTACAGTGCAGGGTTTAAGCCGGTCGTCCTCTTACATGGGATTCTGTCGGGGTCGGAAAATATGGTTTCGCTGGGTCAGGAAATCGAGAGG GAGCATCCCGACACCAAAGTGtacaattgcgacaagttttctgGCTGGAACAGCTTGGAAAGTGCCTGGCGTCAAATCAAGGAGATCGGGGAATACCTGATGACGATCTGCAAACTTCACCCAGAAGGCGTTCATTTGATCG GATACTCTCAGGGAGGACTGCTTGCCCGGGCCATTCTCCAGTCATTTCCAGACCACAACGTGAAGACGTTTATATCCCTGTCCGCGCCGCAAGCCGGCCAGTACGGAA CTTCCTTTCTGCACTTGATATTTCCGGACTTAATGGCGAAGACCGCGTTCGAGTTGTTCTACTCGCGTGTAGGCCAACACACGTCGGTGGGGAACTACTGGAACGATCCGTACAAGCAGGAGCTTTATTACGAGTATAGCACCTTCCTGCCGTATGTGAACAACGAAATCATGTCTGCCAATTCGAGCAATTTCAAGGAGGGACTTCTCAAGCTGAAGAGGATGATCCTCGTCGGTGGCCCAAATGATGGAGTCATCACGCCGTGGCAGTCGAG CCACTTCGGGTATTTCAACGGCTCTCTAGACGTCATTCCACTCGAAGAGAGGCCTATCTTCACCACGGACGCGATCGGGCTGAAAACTTTGTCGGACGACGGGCGATTGGTGCTTGTGACTGTGCCGCATGTCAACCACTTCCAGTGGCATCGGCGGAAGTCGCTCATACGGAAATACATTTTACCACATTTAGACTGA